In Castanea sativa cultivar Marrone di Chiusa Pesio chromosome 6, ASM4071231v1, a single window of DNA contains:
- the LOC142640657 gene encoding uncharacterized protein LOC142640657, whose translation MDCKVCVPTGDWWPMKGGGGGQIGVGGLSLSQESEHDLALMVSDFLENGSAGTESWCSSDSDSGLSDLSLLADKIPFCKISVPQYESDLMSVVNSLILSMNETDLHYLKSGACNASCIRFSLVKLLRRSGYDAAVCATKWQGSGKVPGGDHEYIDVINHNSTGTSERLIIDIDFRSHFEIARAVDSYDRILNSLPVVYAGSLTRLKQFLQIMVDAAKSSLKQNSMPLPPWRSLAYLQAKWQSPYQRHFNPEEPNISKTNFVDHNQCSGHLKRLQSLLQSEMEAERLLKPINSDNNWRLKPERRRRSFYRTT comes from the exons ATGGATTGCAAAGTGTGCGTGCCTACAGGGGATTGGTGGCCGATGAAAGGTGGAGGTGGGGGTCAGATCGGAGTAGGAGGGTTGAGCCTGAGTCAAGAGAGCGAGCACGATTTGGCTCTCATGGTTAGCGATTTCTTGGAGAATGGAAGCGCTGGAACCGAGTCTTGGTGTAGCAGTGACAGCGATTCCGGTCTCTCCGATCTCTCTCTCCTCGCCGATAAAATTCcg TTTTGTAAGATCTCAGTGCCTCAGTATGAGAGCGACTTGATGTCAGTTGTTAATTCTCTTATACTGTCTATGAATGAGACGGATCTTCACTATCTCAAGTCGGGTGCATGCAATGCCAGCTGCATAAGGTTTTCTCTGGTAAAGCTTCTGAGACGCTCTGGATATGATGCTGCTGTATGTGCAACCAAATGGCAGGGTAGTGGAAAGGTCCCTGGAG GGGATCATGAATATATTGATGTGATCAACCACAACAGCACTGGAACCTCCGAGCGTTTGATCATTGATATTGATTTCCGGAGTCACTTTGAAATAGCTAGAGCTGTTGATTCATATGACAGAATATTGAATTCACTTCCAGTCGTATATGCGGGTTCCTTGACCAGGCTGAAACAATTTCTTCAGATAATGGTTGATGCAGCTAAATCGTCTCTCAAGCAGAATTCAATGCCGCTTCCTCCATGGAGGTCACTTGCATACCTCCAGGCTAAGTGGCAATCGCCCTACCAAAGACACTTTAATCCAGAAGAACCGAACATTAGCAAAACTAATTTTGTTGACCATAACCAGTGCAGTGGACATTTGAAGAGGCTGCAGTCTTTGCTTCAATCTGAAATGGAAGCAGAGCGATTATTGAAGCCTATAAACAGTGACAATAACTGGAGGCTGAAGCCTGAGAGGCGGAGGCGCTCTTTTTACCGGACTACTTAA
- the LOC142640961 gene encoding uncharacterized protein LOC142640961: MDVNGVPPKALSAESLPIFKEGIGLVFSRWSALQMAVENEWGGRDSRLKADQIGSDIVYWFTQSKEPLYMDDLEAILEEGLLTLNTEVDDGSIEEVAYKLMVMHEECLEGKFQAIESLREANQNRAAIHHVRQAVSDDDDDDDDDNNDDDDNVSREVANKNENSSNMVVDAPESQSNLNHVNMIVDDPRPKVADETEDGWVQVSRRRSKGKKN, encoded by the exons ATGGATGTGAATGGTGTTCCTCCCAAAGCTTTATCGGCGGAGAGCCTGCCGATATTCAAAGAAGGGATAGGTCTAGTTTTCTCTCGGTGGTCGGCGCTCCAAATGGCCGTCGAGAACGAGTGGGGCGGCCGTGACTCGCGTCTCAAAGCCGATCAAATCGGCTCCGATATCGTCTACTGGTTCACTCAGTCCAAAG agCCTCTTTATATGGATGATTTAGAAGCTATACTTGAGGAAGGTTTGTTGACCCTCAATACCGAGGTTGATGATGGCAGCATTGAGGAG GTAGCCTATAAACTGATGGTTATGCATGAAGAATGTTTGGAAGGGAAGTTTCAGGCTATTGAAAGCCTAAGGGAAGCCAACCAAAATAGAGCTGCTATTCATCATGTCAGACAG GCTGtgagtgatgatgatgatgacgacgacgacgacaACAACGACGACGATGACAATGTAAGCAGAGAAGTTGCCAATAAGAATGAGAATTCGTCAAATATGGTGGTGGATGCACCAGAGTCCCAATCAAATTTGAATCATGTAAACATGATAGTTGATGACCCTAGGCCAAAGGTGGCAGATGAAACAGAAGATGGTTGGGTCCAAGTTTCACGCAGACGGAGTAAAGGTAAAAAGAATTAG
- the LOC142641334 gene encoding DNA replication complex GINS protein PSF2 → MAGQSDPQLSLFSAEEVEFIAEDEMVEIVPNLRMDALNFVCGDFGPFFPQLATQVPLWLAVALKKRGKCTIRPPQWMSVEKLTQVLEAERDSQRVFEQLPFHYVEISRLLFDHARDDIPDVYMVRSLIEDIRDVRFHKVETNLESLNERAFALKINNLSAMEVNIVRPFVGRALQAFYKHDSPDLIPDQDRVSDRRPQVANNATRRHLRR, encoded by the exons ATGGCCGGCCAATCTGATCCTCAACTCTCGCTCTTTTCTGCCGAAGAg GTTGAGTTCATAGCGGAGGACGAAATGGTCGAGATCGTCCCCAATCTCCGAATGGATGCTCTCAATTTCGTCTgc GGAGATTTTGGTCCTTTTTTCCCACAACTAGCTACTCAGGTCCCGCTTTGGCTAGCGGTGGCGTTGAAGAAGAGAGGGAAGTGTACTATTCGACCTCCTCAGTGGATGTCAGTCG AAAAGCTGACGCAGGTTTTGGAAGCAGAGCGAGATTCTCAACGAGTGTTTGAGCAACTACCATTCCATTATGTGGAGATCTCAAGACTTCTTTTTGATCa TGCACGTGATGACATCCCTGATGTATATATG GTGAGGTCTCTTATTGAGGACATCAGGGACGTAAGGTTTCATAAAGTTGAGACTAATTTAGAGTCACTTAATGAGCGTGCCTTTGCCTTAAAG ATTAACAATCTATCTGCTATGGAAGTGAACATAGTTCGTCCATTTGTTGGGAGAGCCCTACAGGCATTTTATAAGCATGATAGTCCAGACTTAATACCAGATCAAGATAGAGTATCTGATAGACGGCCACAAGTAGCTAATAATGCAACAAGA CGGCATCTGCGGCGATAA